In the Blautia faecicola genome, TAACATACATGTTCGTTTTCTTGTTTCATAATTTGTAATCATTACATCTTTTTTGTTCATTCTATGAACTCCTTTCCTATTACGTATTCTTACAAGCGGATTAATGCTCCGATACTTCAAGTATGCCATAGCATTAAAGATTTTCGGATTTTTTCAAACTGGAGTAACGGATGTGTACATTAATTCGTCCGGCCCCCAAACTTTATCATTCGCATCTAGCGTTTTTTCAACACTTCCTGCTGCTTCTTCTGCTGTCTGAAGGGGCAATGTCTGATCCATTCCATCACCGTTCCCCTGAACATCTTGTGGTTTCCCAACCAATGGTTCTCCATTGACATCCATATTATTGCGATACTCTTCTGCTTTCTGCTGCTCTGCCTCATTTTTCGCTTCATACACCGCTTTATCCGGTTCTTTTTTATTCCCATGTTTTTCAGTGATAATCTCCTCGTTCAGTTTGTGTTCTGAAAGCAGGTCAGCCGCCTTCTGAGAATTGAAAATATAAGCACCACGTTCCTTATTTAATTTTTTTACCAGGGAACGTCTGGGATGCTTATCTGAAGCAAATTTTTTTCCCTTCAAGGCATTCAGCGACTTCGGTATTACAATGCACTCATCTTCAGGCATAGTTCTTAACTGCGATGGTGTATAAAGCTCTACACCCGTTCTGTTAAATGACTGGCCTCCACCTCCTTTAGAGTAATTCACATTCATGACAACTCGGGTTTCTTTACCTAACAGCTTGCTGATCCACTCTGTCGTGACTGTATCCGCACCACCACCAAGATAAACCGTATTATCACAGTTGCCCGTGATCGTCTCCCAGTCGTCTTTATACAGGTTTTTCATCTGGCTCAAAGACTGAACGATAATATTAACAGAGATCTCATATTTACGGATGGTTGCTACTTTTTCTGAAAACTGTGGAATTTTTCCTGTGTTGGCGAACTCATCGAGAAGCATCCTTACATGGATAGGAAGTCTTTGCCCGCTATTCGACTGTTCACTGTTACTGATCACTTTTCCTGCCCGTAACTTTTGCAGTGCTTTTTCTGCTTCCTCTTTCGTTCCCCGGTATCCTACTAGTTCATTTCTGTTCGTTCGTATCTCCCACCACTCATAATCCACATTTTTCCTTATGATGCCGTCTTTTGCTCTTTCAAAGAACGCTTCGGCTTCTTTCCGAACCCTTTTTACCTCCTCCGGGCTTCCTGCACGAAACGTTTTCCATATCTGTTTATCTTCATCCATGATACATTGGGAAAACTCAGCTGTATTTTCACTGTAGCGATACAACCGTTGAAACAGCTGAGAATACATCATGGATGAAAGGAACTGGAAAGTAGTATCTCCAGTCGGGATGATAACAAATAATGCGGTTTTTTCATCTCCGACAGAATCCAGATCCAGATCATCGGTATTAGTAAGAGCTGCTACCGGAGCAAGGTCAAACGCCTGCAGACGGACCGCACAGGAGATCAGGATACTTTTTAACGTCTTTCCAGCTCCCATCTTAAAAGTGCGATATTGCTTTGCAGCAAAAGAATCTGTATATCGTTCTTCAATATCTTCAAACATTCGATCCAGCTGGCTCTTTGCGTTTGAATCATTTTCATCTACTTCTGCTGCTCTCAGCAACCGCATTACATTTGTAAAACATTGGCATTCTTTTTTTGTATAATGAAAAAGAAATGCAATCAGCGCAACCAGCAGAGCAGTTTCAGATTTTTCCCAGAACGGATCACCACCTTTTTGATCCGGCGGTGTTGTGTTCTTGATCAGCGTATTCACCAGGATCTCTATGTCCTGGTCATTTTCTATGTATTGGAATGGATTATAATGATTTCCCCTGTCCATATGATCCAGGTTAAAACATTTCACGTTATATCCCATGTACTCCAAATAATGTCCATACTGCTTATACAAACCTCCCGAAGGATCCGTAACAACAAACGAGGAGTTTGCCTGCATGATATTCGGACCCACATAGTTATAGGACTTACCTACACCAGACCCACCTACAACAAAGACATTTAGATTTCGTCTGGTAGCCTCATTATCCATAGCCAGTAGCATATCTTGGGACAATATTACATTTGTAGGACCATTACTGGTCGGTTTTCCAATTGGATCCGTGAATTTTTTATTGTAATCGTCCATGGATTTCATCCACGCTGCATCACCCTGTACTTTATCAACGTTATAATGCGCTTTTCCCTTCTGTGTCACGTAGAACATAAAAATCAAAAGCCCACAAAGCAGGGTATATAGCAATATCTTTGAGAAAATATCATTTGGTAAAGGGAAGATAGTAAACGGTCTGGTAAACAGATCATCGAAAGACAGGTTCAATGCGTCTATGAATTCCAATTTGGGATTTTCTTCCATAACCAATGCCAAATGGATATACCATAGGATAACAAATAGATAACTGATAAACCCTACCACACTGGAAATCAATATTGTTTCTTTTTTCTTTTTGTTCACAATGATCCACCTCTATTCTTTTTCTAAAGTGGATTTAGTACGTCCACGGTTCTTCTTTTCTTCCCGCTTTCTTGCTACTTCCATGCCCCGCTCTTTTTCTATTTTCTTCTCTACATCCGCAATTCGTTCTATGGAGGCTGATATGGTCACAGCTTCAATATCTCGTATCGCCAACAAAGACTGTTCATACATCTCTCCGTCCATCTGGTATTTTTTTAAAATATCCTGAAGTATCTTTCCATCAGACGGTTCGTATCCTTTCGGAATCCGTCCCAGAATAAAAGCCTTTAACAGCTCTTTCAAAGCTTCTATATAATGCAAGAATTTTTCATTTTGTCGTCCATCCATGTTCATGATCTGATCATTCTGGATTTTTCTCGTGACCATCTGATCCAACTGTTTGGACAGAAGTTTTTCTCCCCTTGCATAAGCGCGATACTGAGAACTTGGCGATACATCTAGAACATCCATATCTTCCCCTGTCTGACGTTGAAAATGATGGATCACTTCTGTACTGTTATAAGTAACTATAGGAAATGGGATTCGGCTACTGTACGATATCAGAAGTTGTTTATAATCTGGCTGTGTAGTATCCGCCTGCTCATATGGTATAAATTGAATCTCATCCCCTCTCCTGACAGCTCTCCCATACGTAAAACCATTTGCAGTGATTGTTATATATTGACTTCCGTACCCGACGATCCACAAAGGAGTTTTGTTCAGATTTGTTTTTCCATCATAAAATCCCTTTGCTAATCGATCCTGCATTGCAATCTTTAATTCTGCATATGCCTCATTTTTTATCCTATTCGGTCCAGTACTGGCTAGAATCGTCTCTAGATAAACAGTACAAAGATCTGGTGCACTTCGAATATTTCTTTTGACTGCATCTTTTGCAAGCAAAGTGATCATCATAGTTCCATCTTCCATCTGATCCAGCCCTATTTCCGCATGTTCAAAGTATTTGGCAAATCGATCCTTCATAAGCTGTGCCTGACCTGGTGTTAGTCCATACACTGCAATACAGCTTTTGTCTTGTTCCTTCGAAATTGCTACCTTTTTTATGATGTCTTCACCTGTTAGCACTCGGCAGAATTTTCCTTTTACCTGCAACATTTCTTTGCAGACCTGCATAGCTTGCTCTTCATCTTGCTTTCTTACTATAAAACCTGTTTTTCCATCGTTCGTTGCAGTCGGTGCATAAGGAATTTCGTATTCATATAATTCATCAGCAATATCCATAAATAAATCTTCCCTACAGGTAAAAGAAGCCATCGTGCCACCTGCTGCAATATGTTTTCCCATTGTTATCGCCAATGGAGAAGCCTGTTTTCCTTGTAAATAATCTGCAAGTTTTGTTAAAAACTGTTTTGTTTCTTTGTTTTTAGGCGCCATTCCAAACACCGTGTCAAACAATTCACTTGATGTTAAAAAAGCCATATCTCACCTCTTTAAAACCCAATCTATATTTCCGTTTTAAGTATGCCATTCGACCTCTGAAAAAAGAAAAAATAGATTTTTAAAAAAAGTTTGAGGTAATAACAAAAAATCAATAGATTTCTTAGACACTCTGGCATACTTTAAATAGAACGCTATAGTGTTGCCATGAAATCGACTTCAAAATAAGAACTAAGTACTGCTTATACAGATACTTTTTGAGGTTTGATATGTGAAGTGTGTGACACTGTATAGTTTTTACAACAGATATCAGAAAGGTTCGAGAGATGTGTAATACTGTAGGGATATTAACCCAATTTGTCTGTTGTTCCAATCTATCATTTGATGAAAAATTTGAAAAACATTTTGAGCAGATGTTCTTCAAAGGTACTGACCTCTTGCTCCTTTATTCAAAAAGAGACAGACAACAATTGTCCGTCTCTTTTTCTTGCAACATTTTCATTTTGGAAGACGCTACCTGTGGTACGCAGATTGGTTAGATTGCCTTCAAGACCCATTCTTCCCGCATCGCTACTTTTTGAAAGCAATGTAGTAATGAATCTGAGAATGCTCCGCATTCGCCATTGATGATCATCTGAACAGCTTCTTCATGTGTCATTTTTCTTTTATACGGGCGGACACTGATCAAAGCGTCATATGCATCTGCAAGGCCTACCACCTGTGCACATAAGGGAATTTCATCTCCTATCAGGCCGTCCGGATACCCCGAACCGTCATATCGTTCATGATGATGTCTGCAAATTTCATAGCTAAATTCATTCAATACCTCTGTTGTAAAACCTTTAGGAAATCTTCTAGTCATTTCTGCTCCTGTCAGAGGATGATGTTTTACTACATCCATTTCCTCCGTTGATAGCTTTCCTTTTTTATTTAAAATTTCCATTGGAACACTTATTTTCCCAATATCATGGATAGGAGCTAAATGTGACACTGCTTCGATTTCTTCATCAGCAATACCATATTCCGGATAATCTTTCTGGAGCTGTTGGTATATCTGCTTTGTGAAAAAGATCATATTATCTTGCTGAACACTTTCCACTAGGTTGTTATGATCAAGTACGGTCGATAATAACGACACCATATTCCAGTAATGGTCCGTCAGATCTTTTTCCCTTTTTTTTAATTCTTTTTTCATATTTACCATCATATGATAAATTTTTTTAAGATTATGTAAAGTAACAATCGCAGTATCGTCATTGACATCCACATACTTCTTTGCTTTCATCCATATGTACGATTTTTCCTTTTTATCATTTAGCCTGCGATATATGATGTCTTTTTCAGCACAACCATTGACAAGATTTTCTGTCAGTCCATCACTCAATAAAAAGTGCAGTACTTTGTCCTTATCATCTGCATGGACGTATTCTTCTACGTACATTTTCATAAATTCGTCGTAGCTTTCAGCCTTTTTTACTTCTTCATATACAGCATGTTTATGTGAATAAACACATTCATAACTTTTTTCTTTGAGACCTAGTTTTAAAACCACATAAAATTCTCCAAAACGATCTTCATTTCTCTCAAGTGGATCAGTCGCTGTTATTTGTTGCATAATTTACCTCGTAAACTCAACCCATGAGGGGTTTTGTATTGAATTCATGTTTATTTCCTTCTCTCATAAAGTAATGTCTCCACTGTACGGTATTTCCGCACAATGGAAACATTAAATTATTTATTTTCTTTTTCTTTTGAAACCAATAAATACAAAATACAATCCGACAATAATTACTGCTCCCCCTATAATAGAACCTATAAATAATGGTCTGTTATAGAAAAACTGCGCAAACTTATCCGTTGTAACAAGGATACTGATTGGTTCAGACTCTGTTTCATTACCGGCTGCATCATAAGTTTTTACAAGAATATCCTGGAAAGAATCTGCCTCTTTTATGGTAAGGGTATAAAATCCATCTATGTCCTCAAGTTGCTGCATATCCAAGTTTTCTACCACTTTTCCATTGATATAAATATCTGCATGCTCTACCTGATAGTTGTCTGTAAACTTGATCGTTGCATCTTTCTTTGTCATGTTGTACCGGGCTTTGTTTTCGATACCAGTGATGATCGCACTTGGTGGTGTCTTGTCTACTACCAGTCGGATTGGTGATTCCTTCAACTTATTATCCTGTGTATTTCCGGCTGCATCTGTTGAAGTGATCACGATCTCATAGATACCTTCTTTTTCAAAGGTAGCAGCTTTGATGGTATAGGTATAAACCTTCCATCCATGATCACTGCTTTCTGTTACCTGATAATCCGTTCCCTCTCTTAAAGTAGTGGTCTTTCCTTCAAATCCCATTGTAATCTCTTTATGAATAAGGGAATCCACGTTCGTCTCATATACCATCAAATCCTTTCCATTCTTCAGATAATAAGTATCCAGGATCTGTTTTGTTGAGGAATTAAACGTAAAATTGGATCCAAACCGGTTGATGGAGAACGTAATGCTCTTTTCGGTTTTATTTCCGGCCAGATCTGTAAATGCTGCCGTCAGCGTATACACATCATCTTCGGAACGTTCTTTATCGAAGTCCTTCATAAAAAGTCTTCCGCCGTTAGAAAGTGCTTCATATGTTCCTAAAACCGTTTTTCTCTCATGTCTTGCACCTTCCAGAGTGATCACCAGATTCTCTCTTGGTCCGGCATTTATATCTGTATAGGAGATATTCGGGTGTACTTCTGAATTGTAAGCGGTTTTATCTTCGATTCCTCCAAAACTAAGCTCCGGAGCTGTCGTATCAATGGTAAACAAGCCAACCTCTTCTGTTTCTGACATATTTCCTGCAAGGTCTTTCGTCATACAGGTAAAACTGTAATCTCCATCTTTCTGGAACTGAATGGTTGTCTTGTGCACATCCTGCTGCTCGCTCCATCCACTGATAGAAGGTGCCTGGATGTCCTTTCCTTCTGCCTCGGCTTTTATGGAAAGCTGAAAAGAGTCCTTATCAAAGTTCCGATCCATGACAGTGATCGTTGCAGTACGCGTAGTATTGTAATAACGTCCATTTACAGGGCTTCCTTTATCAAAGGATACCTGCACAACCGGCCTAGTCTGATCGATCGTGAACTGATCGGTCCGTCCTAGAGTGACCGCGTTTCCTGCCAAGTCTTTCATAGAGGCTGTTACCGTATAGGTATCATCCTGCGCAAAGACAACCGTGGCTGTTGATACTGCTTCATCACTCTCTCCCATGTTTGACGCCAGGGACCACCCACGGATAGTGGCGGTATTTCCCAAAGCACTCTTTACATCGAAAGTAAAGTCCGCCGGATCAAAGTTTCGCTCATACACACGGATGGTTGCCGTCCTGTCTCCATTGTAATATGAATTCTCTGTGGTCTTATCGTAAGAGAGCTCTATTTTCGGAGCTGTGATATCGATTTTTAACTGTTTTTCCGCTGATACTATATTTCCTGCCTGATCAACTGCAGTCACACGGATTGTCACATGATTGCTGTTGTTTCTTGCAGCGATCACGGTCTCATTATGACTGGCCGCCTTTACCCTGGAAGCTTTCGAATCAAAACGGTACGTGTTACTCTGCGTTACGATTCCATCTTTTATTACTTCACATGTTACTGTCTGCAGTCCTGCATAGGTGCCTCCAGAAACAGGATCCGTAACAGAGAAAGAAAACGGAACATCACCGGAAAATACAGTGTTTTCATTTCCAGTCTGTAAAGTAATCACGGGTTTTTCCGGAGCAGTTTTGTCAACGATCACTCCGTCCCTGGAATTAATATAGGTAATATTTCCGGCTTTATCTGTAACTTTTAAGTAGATGATACTCTGGCTTTCGTTATCCAGATAAATACTGTCACTCCAATTTCTCCAGGCATCTGTGCCAAAAGAGCCGGCATCAGGAATCTCGAATTCCCCATGTGCATCTTCGGAAGGCGTGTATATATAATATTGTACACTCTGAACACCGGAGGTAACATCTGTCACAGTACGGTCAATAGTTACTCTATGTTTCACAACGTGCTGGAAACTTGCCGTTTTGGAAGTTCCTGTGTAAGTACCACTTGTCTCCTGTGCCTGAATGGAAATGTTTCCAGTTGGTGCTGTCTGGTCAACAGTGAATCTCTTGTTGTTTATGGCTGTAACATTTCCAGCTTTATCTGTCATTTTCAAGGATACCAGATAGTTTGCATCATTTGTAAAGTTTGGAAGATCATATACACCATGAACTTCCTGCTGCTCTAATCGTCTATCACTTAAGATATTTCGTAATGCTGTCTGATCATATGCGGCCACTGTATTTCCATTCGCATCCATCTGCACGACTTCTACTTCTACTCCAGCTGCATCATAATTTCTCTCTCTAATGCTAATTGATGCCATTACCTGCTGATTGAGATATCGTTCCTGATTGGATATGGAAATATCTTCGCCATCTGCAGTCTTAAACATTAACTCAGCCTGAATCGGGATCATGTCAACCGTAAATGTAGCACCTGCCTTTGTGCCTGTCACAAAGCTTACGGGGTCGGAATAGTTTCCGGCTTTATCCTTAAGAGAAACATCCAGTGTGTAATCCTGGTCTTTTGCTGTCTCGTCTCCAAAAGAAAGCCGATAGATGATCCCTTCTTCTGTTTCCTTCTTATCAAAAAGTGTTACACCGGCAACGTTTCCTTTCTGGAGTTCAGAAACAGAATAATCCTTCTCTTTTCCATTAATACCAACTGTAAATGCCAGAAGGTCTTCCTGATAGGAACGTTCTGTGATCTGCACGGTTGCTGTTCTTGCCTTGTTAAAGTATACGGCATTTTTTACATCGTTATTATCATAAGCTATCGAAACTTTCGGATTGTCGATATCGATCTTCAGATTCTTTTCCGCCGTTGATACATGACCTGCGTAATCCACTGCTGTTACACGGATCGTTACCTTGTCACTGTTATTCCTTTTTGCAAGAATCGTTTCACAATAGCTGACTGAACCTACTCTCTCAGCTTTGTCTTCAAACCGGTAGGTTCCGGTCTGTGTGACAATTCCATTGTTTAACACTTCAAAAGTGACGGATTTTAGTCCTGCATACGTTCCATTGGATGCTGGATCCGTTACGGCAAAGGTAAATGGCACATCCTGGTTGAAAATCGTATCCTCTGTGCCAATATCCAGAGTGATTGACGGTTTTTTTGGAGCTGTTTTGTCAATGATGATTCCGTCATTGGCATTAATATAGGTGATGTTTCCGGCTTTATCCGTGATTTTTAAGTAAACGATGTACTGTCCTTCCGGATCCAGGGTAAGCTTTCCTTGCCATTCTTTCCATTTGCTTTTCCTGATTGTTTCTGCATTTGGAATCTCAAATTCTCCATGGGCATCCTCTTTTGGTGTATACAGATAATATTCCACACTTTCGACTCCGGAAGTCACATCTGCCGCTTCCCGGTCAATGCTAACCTCATGGCTGACAATATGCTGGAAGCTCGCTGTCCCACTGTTTCCCATATAGACACCATTGCTCTCTCCTGCCTTGATCATAACGTTTCCGGTTGGAGCTGTCCGGTCAACTGTGAACCGTTTATTCTCTATAGTCGTAACATTTCCGGCTTTATCCGTCATTTTCAGGGACACCAGATAGTTTGCATCGTTTGCAAAGGCTGGAAGTTCAAAGTTTCCATCTACTTTTTCCTGTTCTAACTGTTTGCCTGTAAGCACCTGAAGCAGGGCATTTTTATCGTAGGCAGCTACAGTATTTCCCCTTCCATCTGTCTGCACGACTTCTGCTTTTATACCAGAAGCATCATAGTTTCTCTCGTTGACATATACAGATGCCAGGACTTGCTGATTCAGATATAGATCGTCGTCAGAGACTGACAGCTTCTTTCCATCTGCTGTTTTAAAATCCAGTCCTGCCTGGATCGGAACCATGTCTATGGTAAATGCCTCCCCGGCTTTTGTTCCGGATGCAAATGCTACCGGCTCCGATGGATTCCCAGCTTTATCGGTAAGCGAAACGTCAAAGGTATAATCATGGTCAATGGCCAGTTTTTCGGCAAATGCAATGCGATAAGTTATGGTGTCTTCCCCATCGTTCCGGCCTAAGAATGTCACACCGAAAATCTTTGCTTTTCCCTTTTTCAGATCGGACACTGAATACTCCTGGACTTTTCCATCAACACCGACAGAGAATACCAACAATTCTTCATCATAAGAATGTTCCGTGATCTGTACCGTGGCAGTTCTCTGCTTGTTAAAGTAGCTTCCATTTCTGACTGCATTGTTGTCATAAGAAACCTGAACTTTCGGTGCATCAATATCGATCTTCAGTTTTTTTTCTGCCATCGTGTGATTGCCCGCATAATCAATCGCTGAAACGCGTACTGTTACCTGGTCACCGTTGTTTATTTTTGATAGAACCGTTTCGCTGCGACTGGTTGACTGTACTCTTGCTGTTTTATCCTCGAACCGGTATGTCTCGCTTTGTGTCACTTCATTGTTATTTAAGATTTCACAAGTAACAGACTTTAATCCGGCATAAGTGCCATTAGATACCGGATCCGTCACCGTGAAGGTAAATGGTACATCCTGGTTAAAGATCGTATCATCTGTTCCGGTATCCAGCGTGATCTCTGGTTTATCTGTAGCAGTCTTATCAATGATAATGCCGTCTTTCGCATAAATATAAGTACTGTTTTTTGCCTTGTCTGTGATCTTTAAATAAACGATGCACTGTCCTTCTGGATCCAGGGTAAGCTTTCCTGGCCACTCTTTCCACACATCTGCATCAAAGGATTCTCCCTGCGGAACCTGAAAGTAACCGTGAGCATCTGTTTTGGGCTGGTACAAGTAATATTCCACACTTTCTACTCCGGAAGTCACATCTGCTGCTTCCCGATCGATTACTACATCATGGTTGACAATATGCCAGAAATTCGCCGACGTATTATTCTTTGTATACGTGCCGCTGGTCTCCCCTGCCTGGATAGAAATACTTCCAGTTGGTGCTGTCTGATCCACGGTGAAACGTTTCTTCTCAACGGTTGTCACGTTTCCTGCTTTATCTGTCAACTGGATAGATAAAAGATAATTTGCATCCTGGGTAAAGATAGGCAGGTCATATGTTTTATCTATGTCCTGTGGTTTGTCTGTAAGGATTTTTAACAATGCTGCCTTATCATATGCTGCCACCGGATTGTTGCTTCCATCTGTCTGGATGAGTTCTACTGATGCACGGACACCATCATAATTTCTCTCTTTGATACTTATTGACGCCAATACCTGCTGGTTTACATACAGTTCCTGATCAGATATCGCAAGTTTTTTTCCATCTTCTGTCTGAAATTGTAAAGACGCCTGGACTGGTACCATATCAATCGTGAACGCTGCACCTGCTTTCGTATCATCTGAAAAATCAACTGGTAGGGATACATTTCCAGCCTTGTCCGTAAGAGATACATCGAATGTATAATCATGATCTATAGTATCACCATCCCCAAAAACAATACGGTAAGTGATGGTATCACCATCTGTGTTTTCTTCAAGGAACGTCACATCTGATACTTTTCCATCTTTCAGATCCGATAATGCATACTCCTGTACTTCTCCGTCAATGCCAATAGAGAGTACCAGCAATTTTTCCTCGTAGGAATGCTCGGTAATCTGTACTGTGGCAGTTCTCTTCCTGTTAAAGTAGCTTCCGTTTTTTACATCATTATTGTCATAGGAAACCAGAACTTTTGGTGCATCGGTATCAATCTTCAGATTTTTTTCTACTGAAGAAGTATTTCCGGCGTAGTCAGTAGCTGTCACACGTATGGTAACATGATCGCTGTGATTCAAAGCTGCACTTACTGTCGCACTTTTGCTTGTCGATTTCACCCTTGCTGTTTTATCCTCAAACCGGTATGTCTCGCTTTGTGTTACCTCTTCGTCTTTTACTACTTCATAAGTGACTTCCTTAAGTCCGGCATAGGTGCCATTAGAGACCATATCTGTAACCGTAAAAGTAAATGCTACATCACTGTTAAAAAGTGCATCCGTTTTTTCAGTATCCAGCATGATCTCTGGTTTTTCGGTAGCTGTCTTATCAATGATGATACCGTCATTGGCGTTGATATAGGTACTATTTCCGGCTTTATCCGTAATCTTTAAATAAACAATACTCTGACTTTCGCTATCGATCCATAAACTTCCTGGCCATTTTTTCCATACATCTAAAGCAAAAGTTTCTGCATCCGGGATTTCAAACTCTCCATGTGCATCTATATCCGGAACATACAGATAGTATGCTACGGTATCGATTCCGGAAGTTGTATCTACTGCTGCCTGGTCGACTGTCACCTTATCTTTTCCAATGTACTGAAAACTGGCAGTCGTATTTTTTTTCGTATAGTTGCTGCTTGTCTTACCATTCTGTATCAGAAGACTTCCGGTTGGAGCAGTCTGATCCACCGTAAAACGCTTATCCGCTACGGTCGTCATATTTCCAGCTTTATCTGTCATTTTTATGGATACCAGATAATTTGCGTCTCCGGTAAAAACCGGAAGGTTATAGCTTCCATTTACTTTCTGCTGGTTAAGTCCTTCTTCCGTTAGCACTTTTTGGAGTTCTTTGACATCGTAAGCTTCTACGACATTACCAGCTGCATCTGTCTGGGATACTTCCACTTCTACACCGGCAGTATCATAATTTCTCTCTTCAATGTTTATCGACGCCTGCACCTGCTGGTTTATATACAGTTCCTGATCGGATACTGCAAGTTCTTTTCCATCTGCTGTCTGGAAGGTTAATGAAGCTTTTACTGGAACCTTATCAATTGTAAAAGCTGCACCGGCTCTGGTTTCTTCGGTAAAGTTCACCGGACGGGAAGGATTTCCTGCTGTATCAGTAAGCGATACATCAAAGGTGTAATCATGA is a window encoding:
- a CDS encoding Ig-like domain repeat protein, translating into MERIKRMLAMFLSILMVFTIVPVQNFVWAMPNTGITFILTEDGGNKVIPESYELTISTDPDGKSILNGAVTAKENTLVFTPETGIMEGTTYYYTLQESGYKKYTGTFDGVEHALTVQLTTKDKLPDLDSAPLTLTYGDVAMSLKEYLVLPEDYEGVPTYYISEGESVLSLVDDQLAPLKAGTAMVHVTLPETDTYVGIEGDIQVIVEKKDLGTLTKEDVVFEPVAFTYDGTTQRTVNGCVTSKLLEKGDTLSVTALATAPAADTGSYDAAVTGIQMLDNEKYTASFEESGATVKMDIQTCPVNVTFDKVSVVYGSLDWYKLKRGSYDTFFSKERLKELLHAESNLPESTQKEVTASMLNAAKIQVDDEKITDTSYTVGTYEGMIHLSFNPDLSGNFQFQTGTDPSLSITTETTTDDAALWDKIEIKEKSKSGSYTDKNTTYLSRDGYVTYQVKEDGPYDSVAIKINGEYSDTVTGTENSGSLTGTFYLYNSKDPKTRTDADPKEEGEQDNVIPKDVLAVDADGPTVKMNGEESSPLGEQTGEDLNFTTLVGSENPSMAGTYEDIVSGMGQSFYTVLAYDAQEDGKTLKEKAEELATTEWKSGEAFDLDKVQDDGYYVVLAKAQDRVGNTSYHAWGFVKDTQAPNIAVRGLSEGESYATDVDYELEVSDLSKAVSGLSQIIVSVTADGKTQDPKETESTVYTDSFQLTQEEINALVGTDNVNPSNREELGKSVILPCRISKDWNVSGVKVRIQAQDRIGNQAFQEYQIHIDTDAPQVLVSYDNNNVKNESYFNKERTATVQITERSYEERNLSFCIGIDGIVQNYTISDIEKNLADGVTLVKKDRKKDTYVLRFGEKKTTDHDYTFDVSLTDTAGNPSRPVNFTEETRAGAAFTIDKVPVKASLTFQTADGKELAVSDQELYINQQVQASINIEERNYDTAGVEVEVSQTDAAGNVVEAYDVKELQKVLTEEGLNQQKVNGSYNLPVFTGDANYLVSIKMTDKAGNMTTVADKRFTVDQTAPTGSLLIQNGKTSSNYTKKNTTASFQYIGKDKVTVDQAAVDTTSGIDTVAYYLYVPDIDAHGEFEIPDAETFALDVWKKWPGSLWIDSESQSIVYLKITDKAGNSTYINANDGIIIDKTATEKPEIMLDTEKTDALFNSDVAFTFTVTDMVSNGTYAGLKEVTYEVVKDEEVTQSETYRFEDKTARVKSTSKSATVSAALNHSDHVTIRVTATDYAGNTSSVEKNLKIDTDAPKVLVSYDNNDVKNGSYFNRKRTATVQITEHSYEEKLLVLSIGIDGEVQEYALSDLKDGKVSDVTFLEENTDGDTITYRIVFGDGDTIDHDYTFDVSLTDKAGNVSLPVDFSDDTKAGAAFTIDMVPVQASLQFQTEDGKKLAISDQELYVNQQVLASISIKERNYDGVRASVELIQTDGSNNPVAAYDKAALLKILTDKPQDIDKTYDLPIFTQDANYLLSIQLTDKAGNVTTVEKKRFTVDQTAPTGSISIQAGETSGTYTKNNTSANFWHIVNHDVVIDREAADVTSGVESVEYYLYQPKTDAHGYFQVPQGESFDADVWKEWPGKLTLDPEGQCIVYLKITDKAKNSTYIYAKDGIIIDKTATDKPEITLDTGTDDTIFNQDVPFTFTVTDPVSNGTYAGLKSVTCEILNNNEVTQSETYRFEDKTARVQSTSRSETVLSKINNGDQVTVRVSAIDYAGNHTMAEKKLKIDIDAPKVQVSYDNNAVRNGSYFNKQRTATVQITEHSYDEELLVFSVGVDGKVQEYSVSDLKKGKAKIFGVTFLGRNDGEDTITYRIAFAEKLAIDHDYTFDVSLTDKAGNPSEPVAFASGTKAGEAFTIDMVPIQAGLDFKTADGKKLSVSDDDLYLNQQVLASVYVNERNYDASGIKAEVVQTDGRGNTVAAYDKNALLQVLTGKQLEQEKVDGNFELPAFANDANYLVSLKMTDKAGNVTTIENKRFTVDRTAPTGNVMIKAGESNGVYMGNSGTASFQHIVSHEVSIDREAADVTSGVESVEYYLYTPKEDAHGEFEIPNAETIRKSKWKEWQGKLTLDPEGQYIVYLKITDKAGNITYINANDGIIIDKTAPKKPSITLDIGTEDTIFNQDVPFTFAVTDPASNGTYAGLKSVTFEVLNNGIVTQTGTYRFEDKAERVGSVSYCETILAKRNNSDKVTIRVTAVDYAGHVSTAEKNLKIDIDNPKVSIAYDNNDVKNAVYFNKARTATVQITERSYQEDLLAFTVGINGKEKDYSVSELQKGNVAGVTLFDKKETEEGIIYRLSFGDETAKDQDYTLDVSLKDKAGNYSDPVSFVTGTKAGATFTVDMIPIQAELMFKTADGEDISISNQERYLNQQVMASISIRERNYDAAGVEVEVVQMDANGNTVAAYDQTALRNILSDRRLEQQEVHGVYDLPNFTNDANYLVSLKMTDKAGNVTAINNKRFTVDQTAPTGNISIQAQETSGTYTGTSKTASFQHVVKHRVTIDRTVTDVTSGVQSVQYYIYTPSEDAHGEFEIPDAGSFGTDAWRNWSDSIYLDNESQSIIYLKVTDKAGNITYINSRDGVIVDKTAPEKPVITLQTGNENTVFSGDVPFSFSVTDPVSGGTYAGLQTVTCEVIKDGIVTQSNTYRFDSKASRVKAASHNETVIAARNNSNHVTIRVTAVDQAGNIVSAEKQLKIDITAPKIELSYDKTTENSYYNGDRTATIRVYERNFDPADFTFDVKSALGNTATIRGWSLASNMGESDEAVSTATVVFAQDDTYTVTASMKDLAGNAVTLGRTDQFTIDQTRPVVQVSFDKGSPVNGRYYNTTRTATITVMDRNFDKDSFQLSIKAEAEGKDIQAPSISGWSEQQDVHKTTIQFQKDGDYSFTCMTKDLAGNMSETEEVGLFTIDTTAPELSFGGIEDKTAYNSEVHPNISYTDINAGPRENLVITLEGARHERKTVLGTYEALSNGGRLFMKDFDKERSEDDVYTLTAAFTDLAGNKTEKSITFSINRFGSNFTFNSSTKQILDTYYLKNGKDLMVYETNVDSLIHKEITMGFEGKTTTLREGTDYQVTESSDHGWKVYTYTIKAATFEKEGIYEIVITSTDAAGNTQDNKLKESPIRLVVDKTPPSAIITGIENKARYNMTKKDATIKFTDNYQVEHADIYINGKVVENLDMQQLEDIDGFYTLTIKEADSFQDILVKTYDAAGNETESEPISILVTTDKFAQFFYNRPLFIGSIIGGAVIIVGLYFVFIGFKRKRK